Proteins found in one Orcinus orca chromosome 11, mOrcOrc1.1, whole genome shotgun sequence genomic segment:
- the L3MBTL2 gene encoding lethal(3)malignant brain tumor-like protein 2 isoform X2 has product MEKPRGVEETSEPMEEEEEDDDLELFGGYDSFRSYNSSAGSESSSYLEESSEAENEDREAGELPTSPLHLLSPGTPRSVDGSGSEPAVCEMCGIVGTREAFFSKTKRFCSVSCSRSYSSNSKKASILARLQGKPPTKKAKVLHKAAWSAKIGAFLHSQGTGQLADGTPTGQDALVLGFDWGKFLKDHSYKAAPVSCFKHMVESMKYPFRQGMRLEVVDKSQVSRTRMAVVDTVIGGRLRLLYEDGDSDDDFWCHMWSPLIHPVGWSRRVGHGIKLSERRSDMAHHPTFRKIYCDAVPYLFKKVRAVYTEGGWFEEGMKLEAIDPLNLGNICVATICKVLLDGYLMICVDGGPSTDGSDWFCYHASSHAIFPATFCQKNDIELTPPKGYEAHTFSWETYLEKTKAKAAPSRLFNTDCPNHGFKVGMKLEAVDLMEPRLICVATVKRVVHRLLSIHFDGWDSEYDQWVDCESPDIYPVGWCELTGYQLQPPVATEPTTPLKAKEATKKKKKQFGKKRKRIPPTKTRPLRQGSKKPLLEDDLQAAEISSEPVPDEIITVRVKEEHLDVATPDKAPSPELPVPIKNIKQETDD; this is encoded by the exons ATGGAGAAGCCCCGGGGCGTCGAG GAGACTTCAGAACcaatggaggaggaagaggaagatgatgACTTGGAGCTCTTTGGTGGCTACGACAGTTTCCGGAGTTATAACAGCAGTGCGGGCAGTGAGAGCAGCTCCTACCTCGAGGAGTCAAGTGAAGCAGAAAATGAGGATCGGGAAGCAGGGGAGCTGCCCACCTCCCCCTTGCATTTGCTTAGCCCTGGGACTCCCCGCTCCGTGGATGGCAGTGGTTCTGAGCCAG CTGTCTGTGAGATGTGTGGTATCGTGGGTACGAGGGAAGCCTTCTTCTCCAAGACCAAGAGATTCTGCAGCGTCTCCTGTTCTAGGAGCTACTCCTCCAACTCCAAGAAAGCCAGTATCTTGGCTAGATTACAG GGAAAACCACCTACCAAGAAGGCCAAAGTCCTGCACAAAGCTGCCTGGTCTGCCAAAATTGGAGCCTTCCTCCATTCCCAAGGGACAGGACAACTCGCAGATGGGACACCAACAGGGCAGGACG CGCTGGTCTTGGGTTTCGACTGGGGGAAGTTCCTGAAGGATCACAGTTACAAGGCTGCTCCTGTCAGCTGCTTTAAACAC ATGGTGGAGAGCATGAAGTACCCCTTTCGGCAGGGCATGCGGCTGGAGGTGGTGGACAAGTCCCAGGTGTCACGGACCCGCATGGCTGTGGTGGACACGGTAATCGGGGGTCGCCTACGGCTTCTCTACGAGGATGGCGACAGCGATGATGACTTCTGGTGCCACATGTGGAGCCCCCTGATCCACCCAGTGGGTTGGTCAAGGCGTGTCGGCCATGGCATCAAGCTGTCAG AGAGGCGCAGCGACATGGCCCACCATCCCACTTTCCGGAAGATCTACTGTGATGCTGTTCCTTATCTGTTCAAGAAG GTTCGAGCTGTCTACACGGAAGGCGGTTGGTTTGAGGAGGGGATGAAACTGGAAGCCATTGACCCCCTGAATCTGGGCAACATCTGCGTGGCAACCATCTGCAAG GTCCTCCTGGATGGCTACCTGATGATCTGTGTGGACGGGGGGCCCTCCACAGATGGCTCAGACTGGTTCTGTTATCATGCCTCTTCCCACGCCATCTTCCCAGCCACCTTCTGCCAGAAGAATGACATTGAGCTCACACCCCCAAAAG GGTATGAGGCTCACACTTTCAGCTGGGAGACCTACTTGGAGAAGACCAAGGCGAAAGCAGCTCCGTCAAGGCTCTTCAACACG GACTGCCCCAACCATGGTTTCAAGGTGGGCATGAAGCTGGAGGCCGTGGACCTCATGGAGCCCCGGCTCATCTGTGTGGCCACTGTGAAGCGGGTGGTGCACCGTCTCCTCAGCATCCACTTTGATGGCTGGGACAGCGAGTATGACCAGTGGGTAGACTGTGAGTCCCCGGACATCTACCCCGTCGGCTGGTGTGAGCTCACCGGCTACCAGCTCCAGCCGCCCGTGGCCACAG AGCCCACCACGCCTCTGAAAGCCAAAGAggccacaaagaagaaaaagaaacagtttgGGAAGAAAA gaaaaagaataccACCAACCAAGACCCGGCCCCTCAGACAGGGGTCCAAGAAGCCCCTGCTGGAGGACGACCTGCAGGCGGCAGAGATCTCGTCGGAGCCCGTTCCTGATGAGA TCATTACCGTGCGTGTAAAGGAAGAGCATCTCGACGTGGCCACGCCTGACAAGGCCCCGAGTCCAGAGCTGCCCGTTCCCATCAAGAACATCAAACAGGAGACAGACGACTGA
- the L3MBTL2 gene encoding lethal(3)malignant brain tumor-like protein 2 isoform X1, with product MEKPRGVEETSEPMEEEEEDDDLELFGGYDSFRSYNSSAGSESSSYLEESSEAENEDREAGELPTSPLHLLSPGTPRSVDGSGSEPAVCEMCGIVGTREAFFSKTKRFCSVSCSRSYSSNSKKASILARLQGKPPTKKAKVLHKAAWSAKIGAFLHSQGTGQLADGTPTGQDALVLGFDWGKFLKDHSYKAAPVSCFKHVPLYDQWEDVMKGMKVEVLNSDAVLPSRVYWIASVIQAAGYRVLLRYEGFENDASHDFWCNLGTVDVHPIGWCAINSKILVPPRTIHAKFTDWKGYLMKRLVGSRTLPVDFHIKMVESMKYPFRQGMRLEVVDKSQVSRTRMAVVDTVIGGRLRLLYEDGDSDDDFWCHMWSPLIHPVGWSRRVGHGIKLSERRSDMAHHPTFRKIYCDAVPYLFKKVRAVYTEGGWFEEGMKLEAIDPLNLGNICVATICKVLLDGYLMICVDGGPSTDGSDWFCYHASSHAIFPATFCQKNDIELTPPKGYEAHTFSWETYLEKTKAKAAPSRLFNTDCPNHGFKVGMKLEAVDLMEPRLICVATVKRVVHRLLSIHFDGWDSEYDQWVDCESPDIYPVGWCELTGYQLQPPVATEPTTPLKAKEATKKKKKQFGKKRKRIPPTKTRPLRQGSKKPLLEDDLQAAEISSEPVPDEIITVRVKEEHLDVATPDKAPSPELPVPIKNIKQETDD from the exons ATGGAGAAGCCCCGGGGCGTCGAG GAGACTTCAGAACcaatggaggaggaagaggaagatgatgACTTGGAGCTCTTTGGTGGCTACGACAGTTTCCGGAGTTATAACAGCAGTGCGGGCAGTGAGAGCAGCTCCTACCTCGAGGAGTCAAGTGAAGCAGAAAATGAGGATCGGGAAGCAGGGGAGCTGCCCACCTCCCCCTTGCATTTGCTTAGCCCTGGGACTCCCCGCTCCGTGGATGGCAGTGGTTCTGAGCCAG CTGTCTGTGAGATGTGTGGTATCGTGGGTACGAGGGAAGCCTTCTTCTCCAAGACCAAGAGATTCTGCAGCGTCTCCTGTTCTAGGAGCTACTCCTCCAACTCCAAGAAAGCCAGTATCTTGGCTAGATTACAG GGAAAACCACCTACCAAGAAGGCCAAAGTCCTGCACAAAGCTGCCTGGTCTGCCAAAATTGGAGCCTTCCTCCATTCCCAAGGGACAGGACAACTCGCAGATGGGACACCAACAGGGCAGGACG CGCTGGTCTTGGGTTTCGACTGGGGGAAGTTCCTGAAGGATCACAGTTACAAGGCTGCTCCTGTCAGCTGCTTTAAACAC GTCCCACTCTATGACCAGTGGGAGGATGTGATGAAGGGGATGAAGGTGGAGGTGCTCAACAGCGATGCTGTGCTCCCCAGCCGTGTGTACTGGATCGCCTCGGTCATCCAGGCGGCAG gGTACCGGGTGCTGCTCCGGTATGAAGGCTTTGAAAACGACGCCAGCCATGACTTCTGGTGCAACCTGGGGACTGTGGATGTCCACCCCATCGGCTGGTGCGCCATCAACAGCAAGATCCTGGTGCCCCCGCGGA CCATCCATGCCAAGTTCACCGATTGGAAGGGCTACCTCATGAAACGGTTGGTGGGCTCCAGGACGCTTCCCGTGGATTTCCATATCAAG ATGGTGGAGAGCATGAAGTACCCCTTTCGGCAGGGCATGCGGCTGGAGGTGGTGGACAAGTCCCAGGTGTCACGGACCCGCATGGCTGTGGTGGACACGGTAATCGGGGGTCGCCTACGGCTTCTCTACGAGGATGGCGACAGCGATGATGACTTCTGGTGCCACATGTGGAGCCCCCTGATCCACCCAGTGGGTTGGTCAAGGCGTGTCGGCCATGGCATCAAGCTGTCAG AGAGGCGCAGCGACATGGCCCACCATCCCACTTTCCGGAAGATCTACTGTGATGCTGTTCCTTATCTGTTCAAGAAG GTTCGAGCTGTCTACACGGAAGGCGGTTGGTTTGAGGAGGGGATGAAACTGGAAGCCATTGACCCCCTGAATCTGGGCAACATCTGCGTGGCAACCATCTGCAAG GTCCTCCTGGATGGCTACCTGATGATCTGTGTGGACGGGGGGCCCTCCACAGATGGCTCAGACTGGTTCTGTTATCATGCCTCTTCCCACGCCATCTTCCCAGCCACCTTCTGCCAGAAGAATGACATTGAGCTCACACCCCCAAAAG GGTATGAGGCTCACACTTTCAGCTGGGAGACCTACTTGGAGAAGACCAAGGCGAAAGCAGCTCCGTCAAGGCTCTTCAACACG GACTGCCCCAACCATGGTTTCAAGGTGGGCATGAAGCTGGAGGCCGTGGACCTCATGGAGCCCCGGCTCATCTGTGTGGCCACTGTGAAGCGGGTGGTGCACCGTCTCCTCAGCATCCACTTTGATGGCTGGGACAGCGAGTATGACCAGTGGGTAGACTGTGAGTCCCCGGACATCTACCCCGTCGGCTGGTGTGAGCTCACCGGCTACCAGCTCCAGCCGCCCGTGGCCACAG AGCCCACCACGCCTCTGAAAGCCAAAGAggccacaaagaagaaaaagaaacagtttgGGAAGAAAA gaaaaagaataccACCAACCAAGACCCGGCCCCTCAGACAGGGGTCCAAGAAGCCCCTGCTGGAGGACGACCTGCAGGCGGCAGAGATCTCGTCGGAGCCCGTTCCTGATGAGA TCATTACCGTGCGTGTAAAGGAAGAGCATCTCGACGTGGCCACGCCTGACAAGGCCCCGAGTCCAGAGCTGCCCGTTCCCATCAAGAACATCAAACAGGAGACAGACGACTGA